A stretch of Candidatus Sphingomonas phytovorans DNA encodes these proteins:
- the nuoK gene encoding NADH-quinone oxidoreductase subunit NuoK — MIGLTHYLVVAAILFALGVLGIVINRKNLIVMLMAIELILLAVNLNLVAFSAYLHDLVGQVFAMFVLTVAAGEAAIGLAILVIYFRGRGTISVDDVNRMKG; from the coding sequence GTGATCGGCCTGACGCACTATCTCGTCGTCGCGGCGATCCTGTTCGCCCTCGGCGTGCTCGGCATCGTCATCAACCGCAAGAACTTGATCGTCATGCTCATGGCGATCGAACTGATCCTGCTCGCGGTGAACCTGAACCTCGTCGCCTTCTCCGCCTATCTCCACGATCTGGTCGGGCAGGTGTTCGCGATGTTCGTGCTGACCGTCGCCGCCGGCGAGGCCGCGATCGGGCTCGCCATTCTCGTTATCTATTTCCGCGGACGCGGCACGATTTCGGTCGACGACGTCAACCGGATGAAGGGGTAA
- the nuoL gene encoding NADH-quinone oxidoreductase subunit L, whose translation MILLIVFLPLLAAIVAGLGNRALGNTVAKVLTTGALFVSCVLSWLVFIPYLGGAGPSITHVLNFIHSGDLDVAWALRVDALTAVMLVVITSVSALVHLYSWGYMAEDPDQPRFFAYLSLFTFAMLMLVTANNLVQMFFGWEGVGLASYLLIGFWFKKPSANAAAIKAFVVNRVGDLGFMLGIFGTFLVFGTVSIPDILAAAPGMAGSTIGFLGQRFDTMTVLCLLLFVGAMGKSAQLGLHTWLPDAMEGPTPVSALIHAATMVTAGVFMVCRLSPMFETSPFALHVVMTIGAATCFFAATVGLVQTDIKRVIAYSTCSQLGYMFFAAGVGAYNVAMFHLFTHAFFKALLFLGAGSVIHAMHHEQDMRYYGGLRKHIPITFWGMMAGTLAITGVGIPAVFGNPLAIGFAGFHSKDAIIEAAWAAGQGGASIVGMIVALLTSFYSWRLMFLTFWGKPRWIQSEHIQHAVHDAHGHDDQGHDHAHAHDAHHHDHGHAHDHGDGTGGYHPHESPLPILIPLILLSIGAVVAGFVFHGYFIEPDAGERYWKGSVAFSEHLMHEMHNVPLGVKLSATIAMLLGLWGAWMAYIRNPGFPAKLAGQFSLLYDFLLNKWYFDELYNILFVRPAFALGRLFWHRGDEKTIDRFGPNGSAWVVALGSRVAGRVQTGYVYTYAFVMLIGLTAAVTWAITR comes from the coding sequence TTGATCCTCCTCATCGTCTTCCTGCCGCTCCTCGCGGCCATCGTCGCAGGCCTTGGCAACCGGGCTCTCGGCAACACCGTCGCCAAGGTGCTCACCACCGGCGCGCTGTTTGTGTCGTGCGTGCTCAGCTGGCTGGTCTTCATCCCTTATCTTGGCGGTGCCGGACCCAGCATCACGCATGTGCTGAACTTTATCCACTCGGGTGACCTCGACGTTGCCTGGGCGCTCCGCGTCGATGCGTTGACGGCGGTCATGTTGGTGGTGATCACCTCGGTGTCGGCACTCGTCCACCTGTATAGCTGGGGCTATATGGCGGAAGATCCGGATCAGCCGCGCTTCTTCGCCTATCTGTCGCTGTTCACCTTCGCGATGCTGATGCTGGTGACCGCGAACAATCTGGTCCAGATGTTCTTCGGCTGGGAAGGCGTTGGCCTCGCTTCCTACCTGCTGATCGGTTTCTGGTTCAAGAAACCAAGCGCCAATGCCGCCGCGATCAAGGCATTCGTCGTCAACCGCGTCGGCGACCTCGGCTTCATGCTCGGCATCTTCGGCACCTTCCTGGTGTTCGGTACCGTCTCGATCCCCGACATCCTCGCCGCCGCGCCCGGCATGGCCGGATCGACCATCGGCTTCCTCGGCCAGCGCTTCGACACGATGACGGTGCTCTGTCTGCTGCTCTTCGTCGGCGCGATGGGCAAGTCGGCACAGCTTGGCCTGCACACCTGGTTGCCGGACGCGATGGAAGGCCCGACCCCGGTGTCGGCGCTGATCCACGCCGCGACGATGGTCACCGCCGGCGTGTTCATGGTCTGCCGCCTGTCACCGATGTTCGAGACGAGCCCGTTCGCGCTCCACGTAGTGATGACCATTGGCGCCGCGACCTGCTTCTTCGCCGCGACCGTTGGTCTCGTGCAGACCGACATCAAGCGAGTCATCGCCTATTCGACCTGCTCGCAGCTCGGCTACATGTTCTTCGCCGCCGGCGTCGGCGCATACAATGTGGCGATGTTCCACCTGTTCACGCACGCCTTCTTCAAGGCGCTGCTGTTCCTTGGCGCCGGCTCGGTGATCCATGCGATGCACCATGAGCAGGACATGCGCTATTATGGCGGCTTGCGGAAACACATCCCGATCACCTTTTGGGGCATGATGGCGGGCACGCTCGCGATCACCGGCGTCGGTATCCCCGCCGTGTTCGGCAATCCGCTCGCGATCGGTTTCGCAGGCTTCCATTCGAAGGACGCGATCATCGAGGCAGCCTGGGCGGCCGGGCAGGGCGGCGCGTCGATCGTCGGCATGATCGTGGCGTTGCTGACCAGCTTCTATTCGTGGCGCCTGATGTTCCTGACCTTCTGGGGCAAGCCGCGCTGGATCCAGTCGGAACATATCCAGCATGCGGTGCATGACGCGCACGGCCATGATGATCAAGGCCATGATCACGCGCACGCCCATGATGCCCATCATCACGACCACGGCCACGCGCACGATCATGGCGACGGCACCGGCGGCTATCATCCGCATGAGAGTCCGCTCCCGATCCTGATCCCGCTGATCTTGTTGTCGATCGGCGCGGTTGTCGCCGGCTTCGTCTTCCACGGCTATTTCATCGAGCCGGACGCGGGCGAGCGTTATTGGAAGGGCAGCGTCGCGTTTAGCGAACATCTGATGCACGAAATGCACAACGTGCCACTGGGCGTGAAGCTATCCGCGACCATCGCTATGCTGCTCGGGCTATGGGGCGCCTGGATGGCCTATATCCGCAACCCGGGTTTCCCGGCGAAGCTCGCGGGGCAGTTCAGCCTGCTCTACGATTTCCTGCTCAACAAATGGTATTTCGACGAGCTCTATAACATCCTGTTCGTCCGCCCCGCCTTCGCCCTTGGTCGCCTCTTCTGGCACCGCGGCGACGAGAAGACGATCGACCGCTTCGGGCCAAACGGCTCGGCCTGGGTCGTCGCGCTCGGCTCGCGGGTCGCCGGCAGGGTCCAGACCGGATATGTGTACACCTATGCCTTCGTCATGCTGATCGGCCTGACTGCCGCCGTTACCTGGGCGATCACACGATGA
- a CDS encoding type III pantothenate kinase — translation MLLAIDAGNTNVVFALVENGTIKARWRIATDPRRTADEYAVWLSQLLTLEGYDRGAVTGVIIATVVPRALHNLQTLARKYFGGEPLIAGQPPVEWGMQLDVEEPHAVGADRAVNMIAAHALHAGDLITIDFGTATTFDFSDFNGAYKGGIIAPGINLSLDALVTAAAKLPRIAIEAPANTSVIGRDTVSQMHIGIYWGYIAMIEGLVARIKAEVGRPVKVIATGGLATLFEKQTDVFDVIEPDLTIQGLAMLWDRAHIRT, via the coding sequence ATGCTGCTCGCAATCGATGCCGGCAATACCAACGTGGTCTTCGCGCTCGTCGAGAACGGCACGATCAAGGCGCGGTGGCGCATCGCGACCGATCCGCGCCGGACAGCCGACGAATATGCCGTCTGGCTCAGCCAGCTCCTGACGCTCGAAGGCTATGATCGCGGCGCGGTCACCGGCGTGATCATTGCAACGGTCGTTCCGCGCGCGCTCCACAATCTCCAGACGCTCGCGCGCAAATATTTCGGCGGCGAGCCGCTGATCGCCGGGCAGCCGCCGGTCGAATGGGGCATGCAGCTCGACGTGGAAGAGCCGCATGCGGTGGGTGCGGATCGCGCGGTCAACATGATCGCCGCGCACGCCCTCCACGCCGGCGACCTGATCACGATCGATTTCGGCACCGCCACCACCTTCGATTTCTCCGACTTCAACGGTGCCTATAAGGGCGGCATCATCGCACCGGGCATCAACCTGTCGCTCGATGCTCTCGTCACCGCCGCGGCCAAGCTGCCGCGCATCGCGATCGAGGCGCCCGCCAATACCAGCGTCATCGGCCGCGATACGGTCAGCCAGATGCATATCGGCATCTATTGGGGCTATATCGCGATGATCGAGGGGCTGGTCGCCCGCATCAAGGCCGAGGTCGGTCGTCCCGTGAAGGTGATCGCGACCGGCGGGCTCGCCACGCTTTTCGAGAAGCAGACCGATGTTTTTGACGTGATCGAACCCGACCTGACCATTCAGGGGCTGGCGATGTTGTGGGATCGCGCCCATATAAGGACCTGA
- a CDS encoding NADH-quinone oxidoreductase subunit M, whose protein sequence is MSGFPILSVMLAIPAIAAVACLFVSANTARWVALIATLVDLVLGIGLWAQFDIGGPQWQFVEAHENLFGPIGWKLGIDGFALMLIMLSVFLMPICIGASWVAIEKRVQEYMCAFLVTELLMIGTFAAQDLFLFYIFFEAGLIPMYLIIGIWGGANRIYASYKFFLYTLLGSVLMFIAMLWMVQFAGTADIPTLLNTDFPLHAQTWLWLAFFASFAVKMPMWPVHTWLPDAHVQAPTAGSVILAGVLLKLGGYGFLRFSLPMFPEASAEFVWLIFGLSAIAVIYTSLVALVQSDMKKLIAYSSVAHMAIVTIGLFAFNRQGIEGAMIVMLSHGLVSGALFLCVGVIYDRLHTREIDRYGGLAINMPKYALFFMLFTMASVGLPGTSGFVGEFLSLAGTYKVSTTITLLCTTGIILGAAYMLYLYRRVVFGDLTKDDVRAMPDLSLREIALLAPIAAVVLWMGVYPESFLAPMRGDVATLEARIARAAPASDSLPTAGKPVAPAAHHGAVAPEAHHGEAH, encoded by the coding sequence ATGAGCGGTTTCCCCATCCTGTCCGTGATGCTCGCGATCCCGGCGATCGCCGCCGTCGCGTGCCTGTTCGTCAGCGCGAACACCGCGCGCTGGGTCGCGCTGATCGCGACCCTGGTCGATCTGGTGCTCGGCATCGGCCTCTGGGCGCAGTTCGATATCGGCGGGCCGCAATGGCAGTTCGTCGAGGCGCATGAGAATCTGTTCGGCCCGATCGGCTGGAAGCTCGGCATCGATGGCTTCGCGCTGATGCTGATCATGCTCAGCGTCTTCCTCATGCCGATCTGCATCGGGGCGAGCTGGGTCGCGATCGAGAAGCGCGTCCAGGAATATATGTGTGCGTTCCTCGTCACCGAACTGCTGATGATCGGCACCTTCGCGGCGCAGGACCTGTTCCTGTTCTACATCTTCTTCGAAGCCGGCCTGATCCCGATGTACCTGATCATCGGCATCTGGGGTGGTGCGAACCGGATCTACGCGTCGTACAAATTCTTCCTCTACACGCTGCTCGGCTCGGTGCTGATGTTCATCGCGATGTTGTGGATGGTGCAGTTTGCCGGCACCGCCGACATCCCGACCCTGCTCAACACCGATTTCCCGCTTCACGCTCAGACGTGGCTGTGGCTCGCCTTCTTCGCATCTTTCGCGGTGAAGATGCCGATGTGGCCGGTCCATACCTGGTTGCCTGACGCTCACGTTCAGGCGCCGACCGCAGGTTCGGTCATCCTGGCCGGCGTGCTGTTGAAACTTGGCGGTTACGGCTTCCTGCGCTTCTCGCTGCCGATGTTCCCGGAGGCTTCGGCCGAGTTCGTCTGGCTGATCTTCGGCCTCTCGGCGATCGCGGTGATCTATACCTCGCTCGTCGCGCTGGTGCAGTCCGACATGAAGAAACTGATCGCTTATTCCTCGGTCGCCCATATGGCGATCGTGACGATCGGCCTGTTCGCCTTCAACCGCCAGGGCATCGAAGGCGCGATGATCGTCATGCTCAGCCATGGCCTGGTCTCGGGTGCGCTCTTCCTGTGCGTCGGGGTCATCTACGATCGCCTGCACACCCGTGAGATCGACCGCTACGGCGGCCTTGCGATCAACATGCCGAAATACGCGCTGTTCTTCATGCTCTTCACCATGGCATCGGTCGGCCTGCCGGGTACCAGCGGTTTCGTCGGCGAATTCCTGTCGCTGGCCGGCACCTACAAGGTGTCGACGACGATCACCCTGCTGTGCACGACCGGTATCATCCTCGGTGCCGCTTACATGCTCTATCTCTACCGCCGCGTCGTGTTCGGCGATCTGACCAAGGATGACGTCCGCGCGATGCCCGATCTCTCCCTCCGCGAAATCGCGCTGCTCGCCCCGATCGCGGCGGTGGTGCTGTGGATGGGCGTCTACCCTGAAAGCTTCCTTGCCCCGATGCGTGGTGATGTCGCCACGCTGGAGGCTCGCATCGCACGCGCCGCGCCGGCCAGCGATTCTCTGCCGACCGCAGGCAAGCCCGTCGCGCCTGCGGCTCACCACGGCGCCGTTGCACCGGAAGCGCATCACGGGGAGGCACACTGA
- the nuoN gene encoding NADH-quinone oxidoreductase subunit NuoN — MNSSLLMVLPELVLTAGALVLMLAAAWGGQASTRAISWTSVAVLLGAGIALCGPASSGGDAFDGLYRADAFAAFAKVLIYIAAAVAIIIAPHFFQQSSGDDLRPEYPVLILLSAIGMGMMVSAGDLLTLYVGLELQSLAAYVLASFMRRDTRSAEAGLKYFVLGALASGILLYGISLVYGFSGTTLFSLISDAYEAGHSYGLTFGLVFVFAGLAFKISAVPFHMWTPDVYEGAPTPVTTFFASAPKVAAMALAVRVAVEAMGPATDQWRQIVIFASLASIIFGAVAAIGQSNIKRLLAYSSINNVGFALVGLAAGSAEGVSSVLVYLTIYVAMTLGSFLVVLQMRGEDGQPVESIASLSGMSKTRPALALALGLFMFSLAGIPPLFGFYAKFAVFQAAVAAGLFPLAVVGIAASVIGAYYYLRVVKTMYFDDPAPAFAPAGSRVEGGLIFVTAAFISPLGYLAIPCLGAWSMAAAKALF, encoded by the coding sequence ATGAACTCCTCGCTGCTCATGGTGCTGCCGGAACTGGTGCTGACCGCCGGCGCGCTGGTCCTGATGCTCGCCGCTGCCTGGGGCGGGCAGGCTTCGACCAGGGCCATTTCCTGGACTTCCGTTGCCGTTCTGCTCGGGGCCGGCATCGCGCTTTGCGGCCCGGCCTCGTCGGGCGGGGACGCCTTTGACGGTCTCTATCGCGCCGATGCCTTCGCCGCCTTCGCCAAGGTACTGATCTATATCGCCGCTGCCGTGGCGATCATCATCGCGCCGCACTTCTTCCAGCAGAGTTCGGGCGACGATCTGCGCCCCGAATATCCCGTCCTGATCCTGCTTTCGGCGATCGGCATGGGCATGATGGTGTCGGCGGGCGATCTCCTGACCCTTTATGTCGGCCTCGAGTTGCAGAGCCTTGCCGCTTACGTGTTGGCGAGCTTCATGCGCCGTGACACGCGCTCGGCCGAAGCCGGTCTCAAATATTTCGTGCTTGGCGCGCTGGCGAGCGGCATCCTGCTCTATGGTATCAGCCTGGTCTATGGCTTCAGCGGCACGACGCTCTTCTCGCTTATCTCCGATGCCTATGAGGCGGGGCATTCGTATGGCCTGACTTTCGGCCTGGTGTTCGTCTTCGCCGGTCTCGCTTTCAAGATCAGCGCGGTGCCGTTCCACATGTGGACGCCCGACGTGTATGAAGGCGCGCCGACCCCGGTGACGACCTTCTTCGCCTCGGCGCCGAAGGTCGCGGCGATGGCCCTTGCCGTCCGCGTCGCGGTCGAGGCGATGGGCCCGGCAACCGACCAGTGGCGCCAGATCGTCATCTTCGCATCGCTTGCGTCGATCATCTTCGGTGCGGTCGCCGCGATCGGCCAGAGCAACATCAAGCGTCTGCTCGCGTACAGCTCGATCAACAATGTCGGCTTCGCGCTGGTCGGTCTGGCGGCCGGCTCGGCTGAGGGCGTGTCGTCAGTGCTGGTCTATCTGACCATCTATGTTGCGATGACGCTGGGCAGCTTCCTGGTCGTGCTCCAGATGCGCGGCGAGGACGGCCAGCCGGTTGAGAGCATCGCCAGCCTGTCGGGTATGTCCAAGACCCGTCCGGCCCTGGCCCTGGCCCTGGGGCTCTTCATGTTCAGCCTGGCCGGCATTCCGCCCCTGTTCGGCTTCTACGCCAAGTTCGCTGTGTTCCAGGCGGCCGTCGCGGCGGGGCTCTTCCCGCTCGCCGTGGTCGGTATCGCCGCCTCGGTGATCGGTGCCTATTATTATCTGCGCGTGGTGAAGACGATGTACTTCGACGATCCTGCGCCTGCCTTCGCGCCGGCCGGCAGCCGGGTCGAGGGCGGCCTGATCTTCGTCACCGCGGCGTTCATTTCGCCGCTCGGCTATCTCGCCATTCCGTGCCTCGGCGCGTGGAGCATGGCTGCCGCCAAGGCGCTGTTCTGA
- the nuoI gene encoding NADH-quinone oxidoreductase subunit NuoI translates to MNVGQIIKSYTLWEFVKAHALTLRYFFKAKATINYPFEKNPISPRFRGEHALRRYPNGEERCIACKLCEAVCPAQAITIEAEPREDGSRRTTRYDIDMTKCIYCGLCQEACPVDAVVEGPNFEFATETREELIYDKAKLLDNGDRWERAIAANLAADAPYR, encoded by the coding sequence ATGAACGTCGGCCAGATCATCAAATCCTACACCCTGTGGGAATTCGTGAAGGCGCACGCGCTGACGCTTCGCTATTTCTTCAAGGCGAAGGCGACGATCAACTATCCGTTCGAGAAGAACCCGATCTCCCCGCGCTTTCGCGGCGAGCATGCGTTGCGCCGCTATCCCAACGGCGAGGAACGCTGCATCGCGTGCAAGCTGTGCGAGGCAGTGTGCCCGGCCCAGGCGATCACGATCGAGGCCGAGCCGCGCGAGGACGGCAGCCGCCGCACCACGCGCTACGACATCGACATGACCAAGTGCATCTATTGCGGCCTGTGCCAGGAAGCCTGCCCGGTCGATGCCGTGGTCGAGGGGCCGAATTTCGAATTCGCCACCGAAACCCGCGAGGAGCTTATCTACGACAAGGCAAAGCTGCTCGACAATGGCGATCGCTGGGAACGTGCGATTGCCGCGAACCTTGCCGCCGATGCACCGTACCGTTAA
- the nuoH gene encoding NADH-quinone oxidoreductase subunit NuoH: MTNFFQSVVGLPFEWAWFVATIVGILVIALPLMLAVAMIIYADRKIWAAMALRRGPNVVGPFGLLQSFADGLKVFLQETIIPTSANKTLFLLAPIITFTVALIVWAVIPFQAGVVLADINVGLLYVLAASSLGVYGIILAGWSSNSKYPFYSAIRAAAQMVSYEVAIGFVLISVVLWAGSFNLSDIVMAQQGNAWGWVNGNFINPLLFPMAIVFFISSLAETQRAPFDLTEAESELVAGYQTEYSSMSFALFWLGEYANVILMCALNATLFWGGWLAPLNIPFLFFFPNIVVPGIIWLFAKMLFFFFVFSWVKATVPRYRYDQLMRLGWKIFLPLSLFWVFLVSGFLMLTRFGVSS; encoded by the coding sequence GTGACCAACTTCTTCCAATCCGTTGTCGGCCTGCCTTTTGAATGGGCCTGGTTCGTCGCCACGATCGTCGGCATCCTCGTCATCGCGCTGCCGCTGATGCTGGCGGTGGCCATGATCATTTATGCCGATCGCAAGATCTGGGCTGCCATGGCGCTCCGCCGTGGTCCCAACGTGGTCGGCCCGTTCGGCCTGTTGCAGAGCTTCGCCGATGGTTTGAAGGTTTTCCTCCAGGAAACCATCATTCCGACCAGCGCGAACAAGACCCTGTTCCTGCTCGCGCCGATCATCACCTTCACGGTGGCGCTGATCGTCTGGGCGGTCATCCCGTTCCAGGCGGGCGTGGTCCTCGCGGACATCAATGTCGGCCTGCTCTACGTGCTCGCGGCCTCATCGCTCGGTGTCTACGGCATCATCCTGGCAGGCTGGTCGTCCAACTCGAAATACCCCTTCTATTCGGCGATCCGCGCCGCGGCGCAGATGGTCTCCTACGAAGTCGCGATCGGCTTCGTGCTCATCTCGGTCGTGCTGTGGGCCGGCAGCTTCAACCTGTCGGATATCGTGATGGCGCAGCAGGGCAACGCTTGGGGCTGGGTCAATGGCAACTTCATCAACCCGCTGCTGTTCCCGATGGCGATCGTGTTCTTCATCTCGTCGCTGGCCGAGACCCAGCGCGCGCCGTTCGACCTGACCGAGGCGGAAAGCGAACTCGTCGCCGGGTACCAGACCGAATATAGTTCGATGAGCTTCGCGCTCTTCTGGCTCGGCGAATATGCCAACGTTATCCTGATGTGCGCGCTCAACGCCACGCTCTTCTGGGGCGGCTGGCTTGCGCCGCTCAACATTCCGTTCCTTTTCTTTTTCCCGAATATCGTTGTCCCGGGCATCATCTGGCTGTTCGCCAAGATGCTGTTCTTCTTCTTCGTGTTCAGCTGGGTGAAGGCGACCGTCCCGCGCTACCGCTACGACCAGCTGATGCGGCTGGGCTGGAAGATTTTCCTCCCGCTGTCGCTGTTCTGGGTGTTCCTGGTGTCGGGCTTCCTGATGCTGACGCGTTTTGGAGTTTCGTCATGA
- a CDS encoding NADH-quinone oxidoreductase subunit J, which produces MIQTLAFYLFAAMVLLSAALTISARNPVHAVLWLILAFFNAAGLMVLVGAEFIAMLLVIVYVGAVAVLFLFVVMMLNIDFAELRSGFARYLPIGLVLAVGLAAEIVVGIGAYGAGAIELSRRAAPIAADVPNIQAIGNLLYTRYLFVFEGAGLVLLVAMIGAIVLTHRERGGTRPQNINRQVSRRPKDATRNTQPGVGKGIEL; this is translated from the coding sequence GTGATCCAGACACTCGCCTTTTACCTGTTCGCCGCGATGGTGCTGCTGTCGGCAGCGCTGACCATCTCCGCGCGCAATCCGGTCCATGCCGTGCTGTGGCTGATCCTCGCCTTTTTCAACGCGGCGGGGCTGATGGTGCTGGTCGGCGCCGAGTTCATCGCGATGCTGCTGGTGATCGTCTATGTCGGCGCCGTCGCGGTACTGTTCCTGTTCGTCGTGATGATGCTCAACATCGATTTCGCTGAACTGCGTAGCGGCTTCGCCCGTTACCTGCCGATCGGGCTGGTGCTCGCGGTCGGGCTGGCGGCTGAGATCGTCGTCGGCATCGGGGCCTATGGCGCCGGCGCGATCGAACTGAGCCGTCGCGCCGCACCGATTGCCGCGGACGTTCCCAACATCCAGGCGATCGGCAACCTGCTCTACACGCGCTACCTGTTCGTGTTCGAAGGGGCCGGCCTCGTCCTGCTCGTCGCCATGATCGGTGCGATCGTGCTGACTCACCGCGAGCGTGGCGGTACCCGTCCGCAGAACATCAACCGCCAGGTCTCGCGGCGCCCGAAGGACGCAACGCGCAATACCCAGCCCGGCGTCGGCAAGGGGATCGAGCTGTGA
- a CDS encoding biotin--[acetyl-CoA-carboxylase] ligase, producing MLMLAGRGAGEGLWLRAERQTGGRGRQGRPWSSPEGNLYASTLVRLRPVDPQAATLALVAAVALEEVVSAYLFPGEGRGPATSGAIPGAGLHRGGLIKWPNDLLLDGAKLSGILLERTDDAVVIGMGVNLAYHPTDLERPATSLAAHGAAPDPADFLETLADAFERWLGIWRVEGLAPVRARWLERAHPLGTALTARLPDGSSMDGLFQGLDSEGALILRLADGSSRVIHAADIFLI from the coding sequence ATGCTGATGCTTGCCGGCCGCGGCGCAGGCGAGGGGCTATGGCTCCGCGCGGAGCGGCAGACCGGCGGGCGCGGGCGGCAGGGCAGGCCCTGGTCGTCGCCCGAGGGCAATCTCTATGCGAGTACGCTGGTGCGGCTGCGGCCGGTCGACCCCCAGGCGGCGACGCTCGCACTCGTGGCGGCGGTGGCGCTGGAAGAAGTCGTCTCTGCCTATCTCTTCCCCGGCGAGGGCCGGGGTCCAGCAACGAGCGGCGCGATACCGGGCGCCGGCCTTCACCGGGGAGGGCTTATAAAGTGGCCGAACGATCTGTTGCTGGACGGGGCCAAGCTTTCCGGCATCCTGCTTGAGCGTACTGACGACGCCGTGGTGATCGGTATGGGCGTCAACCTCGCCTATCATCCCACTGATCTCGAACGTCCCGCCACCAGCCTCGCAGCCCATGGCGCCGCCCCCGATCCAGCCGACTTTCTCGAAACCCTCGCCGACGCCTTCGAGCGTTGGCTCGGCATCTGGCGTGTTGAAGGTCTTGCTCCGGTCCGCGCCCGGTGGCTCGAACGGGCGCATCCACTCGGGACCGCACTCACCGCCCGTTTGCCTGACGGCAGCAGCATGGACGGTCTGTTCCAGGGGCTGGATAGCGAAGGTGCGCTCATCCTGCGCTTGGCGGATGGATCGAGCCGTGTCATTCACGCCGCCGACATCTTCCTGATCTGA